Below is a window of Lodderomyces elongisporus chromosome 3, complete sequence DNA.
CAATTGTTGAGtggagagggagagaggggtgtgtgtgtgtgtgtgtgtgtgtgtgagcAACAAAGTCGATCAAGCAATTTGCCATTGAAACGATACGGGACCAGTAccagtatatatatatatatatttatttaaaatCTCTCCCACTTAATTCGATCAattccctttcttttttatttttccccCTTTTCTCTAGATATTatcaatatatacattcACACATATACACGCGGCCAAACACATTGACAAAATGCCAGCTCAATTGACTTTAAACACTTCAGAAATCGCTTTAAACACCGGGGCAAAGATTCCACAAGTTGGTTTGGGAACATGGCAAGCCACCGAAGAAGACGCTGCATACAAGGCAGTCTTGGCAGCCTTGAACAATGGCTACAAGCACATTGACACTGCAGCCATCTACAAGAATGAAGAACAAGTTGGAAAGGCAATTGCTGAAGCAAAACTTCCAAGACAAGAATTGTTTGTCACCACCAAGTTGTGGAATGCTGACCACAAGCGCGTTGAAGAGGCATTGGACGAATCATTGAAGAAGTTGGGTCTCGACTATGTAGACTTGTACTTGATTCACTGGCCAGTATCCAAGAACCCAGAAACTGAAGAGCCATACACCGACCACGATTTCGTTGACACTTGGAAaacattgcaaaaaatCTACAAGGAAGGCAAGAAGGTCAAGGCCATTGGTGTTTCAAACTTTACCGtcaagaaattggaaaagttgTTAAACTCTGAGGGCGTTGATGTCGTTCCCGCAGTCAACCAAGTAGAGGCACACCCATTGCTCACACAACCTGAATTGGTTGACTACTTGAAATCCAAAAACATTGTTTTGGAAGCATACTCTCCATTGGGCTCAACCGACTCGCCACTTTTCAAGAACAAGACCATTGTCGAGATTGCTGAAAAGAATGGAGTAGAGCCAGCACAAGTCTTGATCTCATGGGCCGTACAAAGAAACACCGTTGTGCTTCCTAAATCCGTCACTGAGTCAAGAGTCATCTCCAACATCAAGACATTCACCTTGTCAAAGGAAGACTTTGAGGCATTGAACAACCTCTCGGAGAAAGATGGCGTTGTTAGAACATGTAACCCAAAGTTTAACAACTTTGATGATTAATGCAAGAGGGATCTTATCACTTATatatagagagagaaagataGAGAGATAGAGATAGAGATAGAGATAGAAAAAGATAGAGAAAAGTTTATATAGAAAGCTAAACTCAaaatgataataaaaatg
It encodes the following:
- the GCY1_1 gene encoding Glycerol 2-dehydrogenase (NADP(+)); its protein translation is MPAQLTLNTSEIALNTGAKIPQVGLGTWQATEEDAAYKAVLAALNNGYKHIDTAAIYKNEEQVGKAIAEAKLPRQELFVTTKLWNADHKRVEEALDESLKKLGLDYVDLYLIHWPVSKNPETEEPYTDHDFVDTWKTLQKIYKEGKKVKAIGVSNFTVKKLEKLLNSEGVDVVPAVNQVEAHPLLTQPELVDYLKSKNIVLEAYSPLGSTDSPLFKNKTIVEIAEKNGVEPAQVLISWAVQRNTVVLPKSVTESRVISNIKTFTLSKEDFEALNNLSEKDGVVRTCNPKFNNFDD